One window from the genome of Moraxella nasibovis encodes:
- the purH gene encoding bifunctional phosphoribosylaminoimidazolecarboxamide formyltransferase/IMP cyclohydrolase: MSFQRFALLSVSDKAGIVEFAKGLAQAGFGILSTGGTFKLLTESGIDAIEVSAHTGFPEMMDGRVKTLHPKIHGGILGRRGTDDGVMSEHGIDRIDIVAVNLYPFAQTVANPAVKMSDAIENIDIGGPAMVRSAAKNHAFVGIITSPADYEQVLAEIQADGQLSDATRFDLAVKAFEHTAAYDGMIANFLGARLLDKGENLSDDATAKTQYARTFNTQFIKAQDLRYGENPHQTAGFYVEKNAKEASISTAKQLQGKELSYNNIADTDAALECVKSFAKPACVIVKHANPCGVAVSLDGILDAYNLAYATDPESAFGGIIAFNRELDCKTAQTIIDRQFVEVIIAPSVADGVSEIVASKKNVRLLICGELPNINERTAQFDYKRVNGGLLVQEQDLGMIDKADLKVVTEKAPTDAELDDLIFAWKVAKYVKSNAIVYAKNRQTVGIGAGQMSRVNSARIAGIKAEHAGLEVVGAVMASDAFFPFRDGIDNAARAGIKCIIQPGGSMRDEEVIAAANEHGIAMVFTGMRHFRH; this comes from the coding sequence ATGAGTTTTCAGCGTTTTGCACTTTTGTCCGTCTCAGACAAAGCAGGCATTGTTGAGTTTGCCAAAGGCTTGGCACAAGCAGGCTTTGGCATTTTATCCACAGGCGGTACTTTCAAACTTCTGACCGAATCTGGCATTGACGCCATTGAAGTTTCTGCCCACACAGGCTTTCCTGAGATGATGGACGGTCGTGTCAAAACCTTGCACCCAAAAATTCACGGTGGCATTTTGGGTCGCCGTGGCACGGACGATGGCGTAATGAGCGAGCATGGCATTGATCGCATCGACATCGTGGCGGTGAATTTGTATCCATTCGCCCAAACGGTTGCTAACCCTGCCGTCAAAATGTCTGACGCCATTGAAAACATTGACATCGGTGGCCCTGCGATGGTGCGTTCTGCCGCCAAAAACCACGCCTTTGTTGGTATCATCACAAGTCCTGCTGACTACGAACAAGTGCTGGCAGAAATCCAAGCAGACGGTCAATTATCAGACGCCACTCGCTTTGATTTGGCGGTCAAAGCCTTTGAACACACCGCCGCTTATGATGGTATGATTGCCAATTTCTTGGGAGCAAGACTGCTTGACAAAGGCGAAAACCTGTCTGATGACGCCACTGCGAAAACCCAATACGCGCGCACCTTTAACACGCAATTTATCAAAGCCCAAGACTTGCGTTATGGCGAAAACCCGCACCAAACAGCAGGCTTTTATGTAGAAAAAAATGCAAAAGAAGCGTCAATTTCTACCGCCAAACAACTTCAAGGCAAAGAGCTGTCTTATAACAACATCGCTGACACGGACGCTGCTTTGGAATGCGTGAAATCATTCGCTAAGCCTGCTTGCGTGATTGTCAAACACGCCAACCCATGCGGTGTGGCAGTGTCTTTGGACGGTATTTTGGATGCTTATAATTTGGCGTACGCCACCGACCCAGAGTCTGCTTTTGGTGGTATCATCGCCTTTAACCGTGAGCTTGACTGTAAGACCGCTCAAACCATCATTGACCGTCAATTTGTGGAAGTCATCATCGCCCCTAGCGTGGCGGACGGTGTGTCAGAAATCGTGGCGAGTAAGAAAAATGTGCGTCTTTTGATTTGTGGCGAGTTGCCAAACATCAACGAACGCACCGCCCAATTTGACTACAAACGAGTCAATGGCGGACTTTTGGTACAAGAGCAAGACTTGGGCATGATTGACAAGGCGGACTTAAAAGTCGTTACCGAAAAAGCTCCGACCGATGCTGAGCTTGACGATCTGATCTTTGCGTGGAAAGTCGCCAAATATGTCAAATCCAACGCCATCGTTTATGCCAAAAACCGCCAAACAGTCGGTATCGGTGCAGGGCAAATGAGCCGTGTCAATTCGGCACGCATTGCAGGCATCAAGGCAGAACACGCAGGGCTGGAAGTGGTCGGTGCGGTCATGGCATCAGATGCCTTTTTCCCATTCCGTGATGGCATTGATAACGCCGCCCGTGCTGGCATTAAGTGCATTATCCAACCTGGTGGCTCTATGCGTGATGAAGAAGTCATCGCCGCTGCCAACGAGCACGGCATTGCGATGGTGTTTACAGGCATGCGTCATTTTAGACATTGA
- the sppA gene encoding signal peptide peptidase SppA: MAWPPNPNPHSNPNPNPNPNQTQPTHLTPQTPEWQIIEKTMLASVEEQRRARRWSIFFKLLTFAYVVFFVLMLTRGCTPAGMSSGAPMGIGEPHLAVIDVRGAISANSETSAHHINSALNEAFENEQAKAVALAINSPGGSPVQSDEVWQMAMQLKKEHPDKKLYAVIGDTGASGAYYIASAADEIWVNSSSLVGSIGVIMSGYNIERLLDKAGIADRTMTAGEYKDILSMTRPMSETERAHVQKLLDTTHQNFIDAVKEGRGDKLKNADESQIFSGLFWTGKESVELGLADKIGGMSQLEKELDLTQVNYSYIDPVKQFFDRFGVQVGKGLGQGVKIGLLDDEQTMK, from the coding sequence ATGGCATGGCCACCAAACCCCAACCCTCATTCAAATCCCAACCCAAACCCCAATCCAAATCAGACGCAGCCCACGCATCTTACACCACAGACGCCTGAGTGGCAGATCATCGAAAAGACCATGCTGGCAAGCGTCGAAGAGCAGCGCCGAGCTCGCCGATGGAGCATATTTTTTAAGCTTTTGACTTTCGCTTATGTGGTGTTTTTTGTGCTGATGCTGACTCGTGGTTGTACGCCTGCTGGCATGTCAAGCGGCGCACCCATGGGCATCGGTGAGCCGCATCTGGCGGTGATCGATGTGCGTGGGGCAATTTCGGCAAACAGCGAGACCAGTGCGCACCATATCAACAGCGCTCTTAATGAAGCTTTTGAAAATGAGCAAGCCAAAGCGGTGGCGCTTGCCATCAATTCTCCGGGTGGCTCGCCTGTGCAGTCTGACGAAGTCTGGCAGATGGCAATGCAGCTCAAAAAAGAACACCCCGACAAAAAACTCTATGCCGTCATCGGCGATACGGGTGCATCGGGTGCGTATTACATCGCTTCGGCGGCTGATGAGATTTGGGTCAATTCATCAAGTTTGGTCGGCTCCATCGGTGTCATCATGTCAGGCTACAACATTGAGCGTTTGCTTGACAAGGCGGGTATCGCTGACCGCACCATGACCGCAGGCGAGTATAAAGATATCTTGTCGATGACCCGCCCGATGAGTGAGACCGAGCGTGCGCATGTACAAAAGTTGCTCGATACCACACATCAAAACTTCATCGATGCAGTCAAAGAAGGTCGTGGCGACAAGCTTAAAAATGCTGATGAAAGCCAGATTTTCTCAGGGCTGTTTTGGACAGGTAAAGAGTCGGTCGAACTGGGTCTTGCTGATAAAATCGGTGGCATGAGCCAACTTGAAAAAGAGCTGGATTTGACGCAGGTGAATTACAGCTACATTGATCCGGTCAAGCAGTTTTTTGACCGCTTTGGTGTGCAGGTCGGCAAGGGCTTGGGTCAGGGCGTAAAAATTGGTTTGCTTGATGATGAGCAGACGATGAAATGA
- the prmA gene encoding 50S ribosomal protein L11 methyltransferase: MSWQQLHLQCPKDKVDFAEALFYEEGAVSIILEDAGDEPLFEPMPGEEPLWQDVVMTAIFDTNSDDRFDGTDFEGMASTIAAQVGATRFWTTRLDDKDWSREWMKHYQPVKCAGNLWIIPEWLDAPDPDAINLILDPGLAFGTGYHATTRLCLDWLSAQDLTDKVVIDYGCGSGVLGVAALLLGAKSVLAVDIDPQAVLATKQNAALNGVTDRLQVFLPEEFVEYRKQHGEPVDTITANILAKPLISFAPYFSTLLKDGGSIVLAGLITNQTQEVIDAYTPFFTLDAAFNYDKPEDSHWHRLSGTKKVA, from the coding sequence ATGTCGTGGCAACAACTGCATTTACAATGCCCAAAAGATAAAGTGGACTTTGCCGAAGCGTTATTTTACGAAGAAGGAGCGGTGTCTATCATCTTAGAAGACGCAGGCGATGAGCCATTATTTGAACCCATGCCAGGGGAAGAGCCGCTGTGGCAAGATGTCGTGATGACGGCAATTTTTGATACCAATTCTGATGACCGCTTTGACGGCACGGACTTTGAAGGCATGGCAAGCACCATCGCCGCCCAAGTGGGAGCGACTCGTTTTTGGACGACACGCCTTGACGACAAAGACTGGTCTCGTGAGTGGATGAAGCATTATCAGCCTGTCAAATGTGCAGGCAACTTATGGATCATCCCAGAATGGCTGGACGCACCAGACCCAGACGCCATCAATCTGATCCTAGACCCCGGTCTTGCCTTTGGTACAGGCTATCACGCCACCACTCGCCTATGTCTTGATTGGCTGTCAGCACAAGATTTGACCGATAAAGTGGTCATTGACTACGGCTGCGGTTCTGGTGTGCTTGGTGTGGCGGCTCTGCTACTGGGTGCAAAATCCGTCTTGGCGGTGGATATTGACCCGCAAGCTGTTCTTGCCACCAAACAAAATGCCGCTCTAAATGGCGTGACTGACCGCTTGCAGGTGTTTTTACCAGAAGAGTTTGTAGAATACCGCAAACAGCATGGCGAGCCTGTGGATACCATCACCGCCAACATTCTTGCCAAGCCTTTGATCAGCTTTGCTCCGTATTTTAGCACCCTGCTTAAAGACGGTGGTTCTATCGTGCTGGCGGGACTCATCACCAACCAAACCCAAGAGGTGATTGACGCTTATACGCCGTTTTTCACCTTGGATGCGGCATTTAATTATGACAAGCCAGAAGACAGCCATTGGCACAGACTCTCAGGTACCAAAAAAGTAGCCTAA
- the mrcB gene encoding penicillin-binding protein 1B — protein sequence MPAQNFPKNTPKSSQKGLVIGFILLIMMIAAMLAFGLYAFYLNTTIINKFENRRWDIPATVYSRPLELYPNAPLSQGDLETWLKLLNYSQRSSSQGGYQKSGSTYTIHTRGFDYGGGDVENKQTIQISFADGKIARLMTSQPTNKSVLRLEPVNVGGIYPQNNEDRILLEKGSVPQPLIDALIATEDRNFYQHHGVSVRGTARAILSNISGGERQGGSTITQQLIKNFYLNSERTLKRKANEAIMALLLELHYGKDEILLAYLNEINLGQNGNRSVNGFGIAAQFYFNKPLSELSLDQYALLVGIAKGSSYYNPRKHPKRALSRRNTVLHNMLITGKISQSQYDAASKKPLGVVKTPTIAKSRFPDFFDAISRELKAYYKEEDLQNRGLRIISTLDPIAQNHATSAITHGLSSSLQGALISAHPATGEVVAIVGSRSDFTGFNRAIDAKRQVGSLLKPVVYLTALQSGRYNLASSVDDSPMSYTVGADTWTPKNYSGISHGSTPLMTALAQSYNQAAVNVGMEFGLDIFYRQLNALGVDAPSSNYPSVLLGAVDLSPMQMLGMYQIFANGGGAAPLHTINKVIDDKGRVLQNSDKRTQTRLSPEASYLTNHAMQQVFKHGTAKAGNFDPSLNLAGKTGTTNDGRDAWFAGYSGNYVSVVWVGRDDNKPVGLTGSKHALPIWRAFMQPLKHTPVNLSQPDGIEWMWLDNGTGLLSTEGCQNALWLPVTRQYAPHDFGYCASNLLYEEALNARIESLGDQLVILDNEYTEPSFEAAPQWSDGTPLPDDSQEDFFTQ from the coding sequence CACCATCATCAACAAGTTTGAAAACCGCCGCTGGGACATTCCTGCCACCGTCTATTCTCGCCCGCTTGAACTGTATCCCAATGCACCGCTAAGCCAAGGCGATCTTGAAACATGGCTAAAACTGCTCAATTACAGCCAGCGCTCATCATCGCAAGGCGGCTACCAAAAGTCAGGCAGCACCTACACCATTCACACGCGTGGCTTTGACTATGGCGGCGGCGATGTGGAAAATAAACAAACCATACAGATAAGCTTTGCCGATGGCAAAATTGCCCGCCTAATGACCAGCCAGCCCACCAACAAAAGCGTGCTGCGCTTGGAGCCTGTCAATGTCGGCGGCATCTACCCACAAAACAACGAAGACCGCATTTTATTAGAAAAAGGCAGTGTGCCACAGCCTTTGATTGATGCGCTCATCGCCACCGAAGACCGCAATTTTTATCAGCATCATGGCGTGTCGGTGCGTGGTACGGCTCGTGCGATTTTGTCCAACATCTCAGGGGGCGAGCGTCAAGGTGGCTCGACCATCACCCAGCAGCTCATCAAAAATTTCTACCTAAATTCTGAACGCACACTCAAACGCAAAGCCAACGAAGCCATCATGGCACTTTTATTGGAGCTGCACTACGGCAAAGATGAGATTTTATTGGCTTATTTAAATGAAATCAATCTGGGACAAAACGGCAACCGCTCGGTGAATGGCTTTGGCATCGCCGCACAGTTTTATTTCAACAAACCTTTGTCGGAGCTGAGTTTGGATCAATATGCGCTGCTGGTTGGCATTGCCAAAGGTTCAAGCTACTACAACCCCAGAAAGCACCCAAAGAGAGCTTTGTCTCGGCGCAACACTGTCTTGCATAATATGCTCATCACTGGCAAAATCAGCCAAAGCCAGTATGACGCTGCCAGCAAAAAACCGCTTGGCGTGGTCAAAACACCGACCATCGCTAAGAGTCGTTTTCCTGATTTTTTTGATGCCATCTCTCGTGAGCTAAAAGCGTATTATAAAGAAGAAGACTTACAAAACCGAGGGCTACGCATCATCTCAACGCTAGACCCCATCGCCCAAAATCACGCCACAAGCGCCATCACTCATGGTCTGTCATCAAGCCTACAAGGCGCACTCATCAGCGCTCACCCTGCCACAGGCGAGGTGGTCGCCATCGTCGGCAGTCGCAGTGATTTTACAGGGTTCAACCGAGCCATCGACGCCAAAAGACAAGTCGGCTCGCTGCTAAAACCCGTGGTGTATCTCACCGCTCTACAATCAGGACGCTACAATCTGGCAAGCAGCGTCGATGACAGCCCGATGAGCTACACGGTAGGCGCTGATACTTGGACACCAAAAAACTACAGCGGCATCTCACACGGCAGCACACCTTTGATGACGGCACTGGCGCAGTCGTACAACCAAGCGGCGGTCAATGTCGGCATGGAATTTGGGCTAGACATTTTTTATCGGCAGCTCAATGCGCTTGGCGTGGACGCACCGAGCTCCAATTATCCATCGGTGCTGCTTGGGGCGGTGGATTTGTCGCCCATGCAAATGCTTGGCATGTATCAGATATTCGCCAATGGTGGCGGTGCAGCTCCCCTGCACACCATCAATAAAGTCATCGACGATAAAGGCAGAGTGCTACAAAACAGCGACAAACGCACTCAAACTCGCCTATCGCCAGAGGCAAGCTATCTCACCAACCACGCCATGCAGCAGGTGTTCAAACACGGCACCGCCAAAGCAGGCAACTTCGACCCAAGTCTCAATCTGGCAGGCAAAACAGGCACGACCAATGACGGACGAGATGCGTGGTTTGCAGGGTATAGCGGCAACTATGTCTCGGTGGTCTGGGTGGGTCGAGATGACAACAAACCCGTCGGGCTGACTGGCAGCAAGCACGCCCTACCCATCTGGCGAGCTTTCATGCAGCCACTCAAACACACCCCTGTCAATCTGTCGCAGCCTGATGGCATTGAATGGATGTGGCTGGATAATGGCACAGGACTACTATCTACTGAGGGCTGTCAAAACGCCCTATGGCTGCCCGTCACCCGCCAATACGCACCCCACGACTTCGGCTACTGCGCCAGCAATCTACTTTATGAAGAGGCGCTGAACGCACGCATAGAATCTTTGGGTGATCAGCTGGTGATTTTGGACAATGAATACACCGAACCATCTTTTGAAGCTGCACCACAGTGGTCTGATGGCACGCCTTTGCCCGATGACTCCCAAGAAGACTTTTTTACTCAATAA
- a CDS encoding CopG family transcriptional regulator has translation MISPKIKNKFSNHPEIIMRPIHLRLSEEIIGHLEETAGAHGFNRIQGLIRLYIRQGLDRDNCNYSLADDVLFIEKLRKKGVSQKIIDEALADVNKNCDLG, from the coding sequence ATGATTTCCCCAAAAATTAAAAACAAATTTTCCAATCACCCAGAAATCATCATGCGCCCCATCCATCTTCGTCTGTCCGAAGAGATCATCGGTCATCTTGAAGAGACGGCTGGCGCACACGGCTTCAACCGCATTCAGGGCTTGATTCGCCTGTACATTCGCCAAGGTCTTGACCGCGATAATTGTAATTATAGCTTGGCTGATGATGTGCTGTTTATCGAAAAACTTCGTAAAAAAGGCGTCAGTCAAAAAATCATTGACGAGGCGCTTGCTGATGTCAATAAAAATTGCGATTTGGGCTGA